In Mixophyes fleayi isolate aMixFle1 chromosome 11, aMixFle1.hap1, whole genome shotgun sequence, one DNA window encodes the following:
- the LOC142107372 gene encoding E3 ubiquitin/ISG15 ligase TRIM25-like produces the protein MASADLRQELDCSICLNIYTDPVTLRCGHNFCQVCIDRVLDTQEGSGVYICPDCRAACQERPALIRNITLCNIVGSFLSTQPDQEETGIFCTYCVDSPVPAAKSCLHCEASLCNKHLRVHSKSAEHVLSDPTTTPGNRKCSVHRKILDFYCTDDSVCICAYCCLIGEHRGHRVEMLDEASEKRKEKVRNVLQKLTTKREETEKRVQSLQERRIEDQEKAAGITERVTALFRDIRRQLEDLEKRVLSEISRQKESISLSVSDLIQQLEIKKDELSRKMRHIEELCNMSDPVTVLQEPDTGDLCDTEDREGHDNQVHGEGDLDVGLISGTLHTLSDIIADINTGIYVKGSTDILLDINTAADNIHISDDRKTASVSNINQERPKTPERFQYTQVLSIGSFSSGRQYWEVDVSKSGSWRVGMCYPSITRRGDQSIIGDNNKSWCLRWVNNQYSVKHDMKVIQLCDNISYDKVRICLDYEAGQLSFYSLCDPIRHLHTFTATFTEPLLTALALWHGCIKISGGVMRWEK, from the coding sequence atggcgtctgctgatctgagacaggagctggactgttccatctgcctgaacatttatacagatcctgtaacactgagatgtggacacaacttctgccaggtctgtattgatcgtgtgctggatacacaggaggggtctggagtttaCATCTGTCCTGACTGCAGAGCAGCGTGTCAGGAGCGTCCTGCACTGATAAGGAACATAACTTTGTGTAACATAGTGGGGAGTTTCCTGTCTACTCAGCCAGATCAGGAGGAGACAGGGATCTTCTGTACTTACTGTGTGGactctcctgtacctgctgctaaatcctgtctgcactgtgaAGCTTCTCTGTGTAATAAAcacctgagagtacacagcaagtcagcagaacatGTCTTATCAGATCCCACCACTACTCCGGGGAACAGAAAATGCTCTGTCCATAGGAAGATCCTAGACTTTTACTGCACTGATGACTCTGTCTGTATCTGTGCGTACTGCTGTCTGATTGGGGAACACAGAGGACACCGGGTGGAGATGCTGGATGAGGCCTCTGAGAAGAGGAAGGAGAAAGTGAGAAATGTTCTAcagaaactgaccacaaagagagaggagactgagaaaagagtccagagtCTGCAGGAACGCAGGATAGAAGATCAGGAAAAAGCAGCTGGTATAACAGAGAGagtcactgccctgtttagagacatcaggagacagctggaagacctagagaagagagtcctgagtgagatctccaggcagaAAGAGagcatttcactctcagtctccgatctgatccagcagctggaaataaagaaggacgagctgtccaggaagatgcgtcacattgaggagctgtgtaacatgtctgatccagtgactgtcttacaggaaccagacacaggtgacttgtgtgatactgaggacagAGAGGGACATGATAACCAGGTCCATGGTGAaggagatctggatgtgggtctcATCTCAGGGACACTACAcacattatctgatataataGCAGATATAAATACAGGGATTTATGTGAAGGGATCTACAGACATACTACTTGATATAAACACAGCTGCtgataatatacatatatcagacGACAGGAAAACTGCATCTGTGTCAAATATAAACCAGGAACGTCCAAaaacaccagagagatttcagTATACTCAGGTATTGAGCATTGGAAGCTTTTCCTCAGGGCGACAGTACTGGGAAGTGGATGTCAGTAAATCAGGGAGCTGGAGGGTtgggatgtgttatcccagtataaCCAGGAGAGGAGATCAGTCAATTATTGGAGATAATAACAAGTCCTGGTGCTTGAGGTGGGTCAACAATCAATATTCAGTGAAACATGACATGAAAGTGATCCAGTTATGTGACAATATTTCCTATGATAAAGTGAGGATATgtctggattatgaggctggacagctgtccttttattctctgtgtgaccctatcagacacttacacaccttcactgccaccttcactgagccccttcttACTGCATTAGCTCTATGGCATGGATGCATAAAGATATCTGGGGGAGTCATGAGATGGGAGAAATGA